The DNA region TTCCAATTTTATAGCTAAAAGTGGAAGAATACTTACACAACACGCCCATACAAAGCCTATAGTGAAAGCTTTAAGCCAACCTGTTTTACGTAAATTTAAAAAAGATTTTGGTAAAATTCCATAGTATAAAATACCTGCAAATAGCATTGAAAATCCTACAAAATAATCTTCAAATACCAAATAATGAATGTGAGAAATGTATTTGAAAAAATACCAAATACTTGCTAATAGAAATATTGAAGTCAAAATAATCTGACTACGGCGCATCATTTTTTTATTTCGATTATACCAAGCAGTTCGATAATTGTAGGACGTAAATGCAAATGGCAAATCGGAATACGCATATGTATAATAAATAATTGTAGCTAAGGCTACAATCAGATAATATAAGCCGTCACATAAGGGAACTTTTAATTGAAAAGCAGTTTCCATTGAAAGTGCAATTGCAAGTAAACCAATATAATAGTTACCTAGAAATATGAAATCAATTGCTTTCTTCTTCATTATTTTTCAATAGGTTCAAAAGTAAAAGTTTGTTGCTAATAACCAACAAAAAAGCTGTTTCAAATGTATATTGAAACAGCTTTTGAATTATTTTTTAATTTTTAAAATGGTAGATCATCTTCCGGAGATTCGCTCATCGATGGTGCTGCCGGAATGTTTGTTTTAGACTCGGAGTTGGTATTTGAATAAGAGGAAGATTCATTAAAACCATCACCTGTATTTCTATTGCCAACAAGTTGTACTGATTGTACACGAAGTGTTAGAGATGCACCTTGTCTGCCGTCATTTGTTTGAAAAGAACGCACATCAGGCGTACCTTCCACATAGACGGTAGTTCCTTTTTTTAAATAAGGAGCAATGCCTAATTTCTCGGTCCAATAAGCACATTCAACCCAAATCGTTCTTTCTTGATCCTTATATCTTTCGGTATGAGCTATACTAAAGTTGATAACGTGTCTTCCGTTGACTTCATTTGTTTGACAATCTCGTCCCAGATTTCCAATGGCTGTTAACTTAATCATAGATAGTTTATTTTGATATTTCAAGTATTAAAATTAACCAATATAAGCCAAAAATACAAAATAAAAAGGCTTGCTATTCAGCAAGCCTTTCAAATAAATTTAACATTAAATGATTAAAGAGATTTTGGATCTTTAGCCATTGCTTTGATTTTTGAAGATGGTAAATATACTTGGAAACCAATTCCGAATGTAATATTATGTTGATAAGTAGTATTACCTCCACCAACGATTCCATTGTATTTAACTAAGCCTTCTAAACCAATACTTGGTGTCAAAAAATAAGAATATCCAGGTCCAAATCCAAAGGCAAAACCATTCGTTGTTGGTTGCCCCTTTTGGCTAGAACCACCAAAACCCGCATTTGCTTCAGCAAAGAATCTTCCATGGTTTAATAAATTATTTACATCACCAGGTTTTGCATAATAA from Rhizosphaericola mali includes:
- a CDS encoding UbiA prenyltransferase family protein encodes the protein MKKKAIDFIFLGNYYIGLLAIALSMETAFQLKVPLCDGLYYLIVALATIIYYTYAYSDLPFAFTSYNYRTAWYNRNKKMMRRSQIILTSIFLLASIWYFFKYISHIHYLVFEDYFVGFSMLFAGILYYGILPKSFLNLRKTGWLKAFTIGFVWACCVSILPLLAIKLEYNYPQPSTDLIFWYFLKNWMFCSVNAIMFDIKDYEDDSNKQLKTFVVRVGLKRTINYILIPLLSLGLVCFSIFAWNISMHWQTYLLNLLPFLLCFLITLSMKKKKSLLYYLIVIDGVLFIKAFCGIAGSLIH
- a CDS encoding single-stranded DNA-binding protein — protein: MIKLTAIGNLGRDCQTNEVNGRHVINFSIAHTERYKDQERTIWVECAYWTEKLGIAPYLKKGTTVYVEGTPDVRSFQTNDGRQGASLTLRVQSVQLVGNRNTGDGFNESSSYSNTNSESKTNIPAAPSMSESPEDDLPF